One part of the Tunicatimonas pelagia genome encodes these proteins:
- a CDS encoding alpha/beta hydrolase: MKPAVVIQGDGKNISRPASHPRKSNWKLTFLKKSLPILQHIAPGKVAKIIWQYFVRPGKARFSDAQSALVEKAEVATMTYHGHEIVTYRWGESGPKVLLCHGWRSKAADFRRMIEALVKQGYVVEGIDMKAHGNSEGEATALPEFIEIFKEHYVKNAPYHTVIGYSLGGITAGMVMTEITPNLHPEHLVLMAFPPYVRYFFRDIVEQAGCNEQVYERFCGFVEKYYHQTVDYYDLRKNLAQVTESNIYLIYDEDDQTVPIAKGEELWSAVPNATFVRTQKMGHYQIIANRKVIDYIVQTINQPEKVAES; encoded by the coding sequence ATGAAACCTGCTGTCGTGATTCAAGGTGATGGAAAGAATATTAGCCGTCCGGCATCGCATCCCCGTAAATCTAACTGGAAGCTCACCTTCTTGAAAAAGAGTTTACCGATACTCCAGCATATTGCTCCCGGTAAAGTAGCCAAAATTATTTGGCAATATTTTGTTCGTCCGGGAAAGGCACGTTTTTCTGATGCACAGTCAGCCTTGGTAGAAAAAGCTGAGGTAGCAACAATGACGTATCATGGTCATGAGATTGTTACCTACCGATGGGGTGAGTCAGGACCCAAAGTACTGCTTTGTCACGGTTGGAGATCTAAAGCCGCTGATTTCCGCCGAATGATTGAAGCGTTAGTAAAGCAGGGCTACGTGGTAGAAGGTATCGATATGAAAGCCCACGGTAATTCGGAGGGTGAAGCCACCGCGTTACCTGAGTTTATCGAGATCTTTAAAGAGCACTACGTTAAAAATGCGCCTTACCACACCGTAATTGGTTACTCTTTGGGTGGTATAACCGCAGGTATGGTAATGACGGAAATCACTCCCAATTTACACCCTGAACATCTAGTACTTATGGCATTCCCACCCTACGTTCGCTATTTTTTCCGCGATATTGTTGAACAGGCTGGGTGTAACGAACAGGTTTATGAGCGGTTTTGTGGCTTCGTGGAGAAATATTATCACCAGACAGTAGACTATTACGATTTGCGAAAGAATCTGGCTCAGGTCACGGAGAGCAATATTTACCTGATTTACGATGAGGACGACCAAACTGTGCCGATCGCTAAAGGGGAAGAGCTATGGTCAGCTGTGCCCAACGCCACTTTTGTGCGAACCCAAAAAATGGGACACTATCAGATTATTGCTAACAGAAAGGTGATTGACTACATCGTCCAAACGATCAATCAGCCGGAGAAGGTTGCGGAAAGCTAA
- a CDS encoding AAA family ATPase, with amino-acid sequence MKISGMLQFNYNDTDGSLKEHTLKAGEVIFVVGANGVGKSSLMQRLVEINQDHSKRISAHRRTWLASNALSLTARDKIDIEKQMSYSDKESVARWSDHYAEQRSNIAIYELIEAENVRAREIAKLVDGGNLEEAENKSNTKSPLATINELMKMASLPIEISISNDNQLFANKNGSDEYSIAEMSDGERNTLLIASAVLTAKPGSLLLVDEPERHLHRSIISPLLSSLFQRRKDCAFVISTHDISLPQDNPEANVLLIRDCQWSDDSRGRENKVIDSWDTDFISANDNIPSDVKHQILGGKRKLLFVEGDDKKSLDKQLYQLLFPTVSIIPCGSCAEVKNKVQAIQFTESVGWIEAFGLIDADDRTDDDISYLASQNIFAIPYYSVESLYYHPNIIGIVATHVLTEDFPQDLVSTALEAALTAISSHKRRLCARRCERVIRSKYFESIPNQSTVQSEDLHEVVVDIKSVRDKEYGIFDGFVSDGNIEGLICRYPVRETQALTEIAKKLGYQSAGKYESAVRTLVTGNDTANQVLKELLGDLTLKIESHRTTASEGVAQSQ; translated from the coding sequence TTGAAAATTTCAGGAATGTTACAGTTTAATTATAACGACACTGATGGTTCCCTAAAAGAGCATACTCTCAAGGCTGGCGAAGTTATCTTCGTTGTTGGGGCTAATGGCGTTGGAAAATCTAGTTTAATGCAAAGATTAGTTGAGATTAATCAAGATCATTCTAAACGTATATCTGCCCACCGCAGAACTTGGCTTGCTTCAAACGCACTATCACTTACAGCTAGAGATAAAATAGACATAGAAAAGCAGATGTCTTACAGTGATAAAGAAAGTGTTGCCCGATGGAGTGACCATTATGCAGAGCAACGCTCTAATATAGCTATTTACGAACTTATTGAAGCAGAAAATGTCAGAGCTAGAGAAATAGCTAAACTGGTAGACGGAGGTAATTTAGAGGAAGCAGAGAACAAAAGCAATACAAAGTCACCCTTAGCAACAATCAACGAATTAATGAAGATGGCAAGCCTTCCTATTGAGATATCTATTAGCAATGACAATCAATTGTTTGCTAATAAAAATGGGAGTGATGAATATAGTATTGCTGAGATGTCAGATGGAGAAAGAAATACTTTATTGATTGCTAGTGCTGTTTTAACAGCTAAACCTGGCAGTTTATTATTAGTTGATGAACCCGAGAGACATCTTCATCGCTCTATAATTTCGCCCCTTCTATCTTCATTATTTCAAAGGCGGAAAGATTGTGCCTTTGTGATTTCCACTCATGATATAAGCCTGCCCCAAGATAATCCTGAAGCAAATGTACTTTTAATACGAGATTGTCAGTGGTCCGATGATTCAAGAGGAAGAGAAAACAAGGTTATTGACAGTTGGGACACAGATTTTATCAGTGCTAATGATAATATTCCTTCGGATGTAAAACATCAGATTTTAGGAGGAAAAAGAAAGCTATTGTTTGTAGAGGGCGATGATAAAAAGAGCTTAGATAAGCAGCTATATCAATTATTATTCCCAACCGTTTCTATTATTCCTTGTGGTAGTTGCGCTGAGGTAAAGAATAAAGTTCAGGCGATTCAATTTACAGAGTCTGTAGGATGGATAGAAGCCTTTGGGCTAATTGACGCAGATGATAGAACAGATGACGATATATCTTATTTAGCATCCCAGAATATTTTTGCTATACCTTACTATTCTGTAGAGTCTCTGTATTATCATCCAAATATTATTGGAATTGTAGCAACACATGTTCTTACGGAAGATTTCCCACAAGACTTAGTTAGTACCGCTCTTGAAGCAGCATTGACAGCTATTTCGTCTCATAAACGACGCTTGTGTGCTCGTCGCTGTGAGCGAGTAATTAGGTCTAAATATTTTGAGAGTATACCAAATCAATCTACCGTACAATCAGAAGATCTACATGAAGTAGTAGTTGATATTAAGTCAGTACGAGATAAAGAATATGGTATATTCGACGGTTTTGTTAGTGATGGTAATATAGAGGGATTGATATGTCGTTATCCAGTACGTGAAACACAAGCATTGACAGAGATTGCAAAAAAACTTGGCTACCAAAGCGCAGGTAAATACGAAAGTGCAGTTAGAACCTTAGTGACTGGAAATGATACGGCAAATCAGGTATTAAAAGAATTACTTGGTGACCTCACTCTAAAAATAGAAAGCCACAGAACTACGGCTTCAGAAGGCGTAGCACAAAGCCAGTAA
- a CDS encoding lysylphosphatidylglycerol synthase transmembrane domain-containing protein, with the protein MNINSKEIFKTLNPNRIWVPVLIGVGIVAYLFISDPDFSADKLSLIFDAELWPLFLALLVILIRDTGYVYRIKVLTNHDLTWESSIYVIILWEFASAVTPSVVGGTTIVVFVLMKEGIKFGRALAYVMLTAILDNLFFLVMSPLALLYSKQELFPDSEDMQVQLGNSLQVLFLLSYSLIAVYTSIMAYALLIRPRGFKWFLLRIGNLPFIRRWKHHLNNHGDEVILASKQLRGKRGRYWISVLLFTFLIWIARYAVLNCLVTAFAEVSWSEHLLIFCRHLMMWIVMLVSPTPGSSGTAEFFFNQFFYEFLGDYTIVTNILWRMLTYYPYLLLGAIFLPRWIKRVFFKKKEEEKKAPTVEILK; encoded by the coding sequence ATGAATATTAATTCCAAAGAAATTTTTAAAACGCTTAATCCAAATAGAATCTGGGTTCCGGTACTGATTGGAGTCGGGATTGTAGCGTATCTATTCATCAGTGATCCTGATTTTTCGGCGGATAAGCTCAGCTTAATCTTTGATGCGGAGCTGTGGCCACTGTTTCTGGCTCTCTTAGTTATTCTTATCCGGGACACCGGCTACGTGTACCGGATTAAAGTGCTAACCAATCATGATCTTACCTGGGAGAGCAGCATCTACGTAATCATTCTTTGGGAATTTGCATCAGCCGTTACTCCTTCGGTGGTTGGCGGAACCACCATTGTGGTGTTTGTGCTCATGAAGGAGGGAATTAAGTTTGGGCGAGCCTTAGCTTACGTGATGCTGACGGCCATTCTGGATAACCTGTTCTTTTTAGTAATGTCGCCCTTGGCATTGCTGTATTCCAAACAGGAGTTGTTTCCCGATTCGGAAGATATGCAAGTGCAGCTAGGCAATAGCTTGCAGGTGCTCTTTCTACTAAGCTATAGCCTTATTGCGGTGTACACATCCATTATGGCTTATGCTTTGCTAATTCGTCCGCGAGGGTTTAAGTGGTTTTTGCTTAGGATTGGAAACCTTCCGTTTATCCGGCGGTGGAAGCACCATCTTAATAATCACGGTGATGAGGTGATTTTAGCTTCAAAACAACTACGCGGTAAACGCGGACGATACTGGATTTCTGTTTTGCTCTTCACTTTCCTCATTTGGATAGCCCGCTACGCAGTGCTGAATTGTTTAGTAACTGCTTTTGCGGAAGTAAGCTGGAGCGAACATCTGCTAATCTTTTGTCGCCACCTAATGATGTGGATTGTAATGCTGGTTTCTCCCACCCCTGGCAGTAGCGGTACCGCCGAGTTTTTCTTCAATCAGTTTTTCTACGAATTTTTGGGTGATTACACCATTGTCACCAACATTTTGTGGCGAATGCTCACCTATTATCCTTATTTGTTGCTGGGAGCAATTTTCCTACCTAGGTGGATAAAAAGAGTCTTTTTTAAGAAGAAAGAGGAAGAGAAGAAAGCACCTACCGTAGAAATACTGAAGTAG
- a CDS encoding S66 peptidase family protein, whose protein sequence is MHRRQFFRKTTAASLGSFLVSSASTIAPPTTLKPNRLKEGDTIGLITPSRYLTEEKLRESVENLAKLGFRVKYTENMLVKKGYLGGTDQQRADDINQMFADDSVDGIMCAAGGYGTTRLLPYLDYDMIRNNPKVLIGYSDITGLLYGLHSQTGLICFHGPMGTSDYNDYTTQYFRQLLMEPQNELTYQNPESISEEELVPLYLQDEEDTTISTAELITLSPGVAEGTLVGGNLTLVSSMCGTPYDIDMRDKIVFLEDVGEAPYRIDRMLTQLLLDPNKLPAAKGVVLGLFTDCETDNEDKSFSLAQVLYDRLASLGIPVLYGLMFGHIKRNATIPVGIQARLDADGKKLTLLEKAVI, encoded by the coding sequence ATGCACCGTCGCCAGTTTTTTCGTAAGACCACCGCTGCCTCGCTAGGCAGTTTTTTAGTTTCTTCCGCTTCCACCATTGCCCCGCCAACTACTCTAAAACCCAACCGTCTGAAAGAAGGGGATACCATCGGTTTAATCACCCCCTCCCGCTACCTGACTGAGGAAAAGCTGCGCGAATCGGTAGAAAACCTAGCCAAACTCGGCTTCCGGGTGAAGTATACCGAAAATATGCTGGTGAAGAAGGGCTACTTAGGTGGCACGGATCAGCAACGAGCCGATGATATTAACCAAATGTTTGCTGACGACAGTGTAGACGGAATTATGTGTGCGGCGGGCGGTTACGGCACTACCCGCTTACTTCCCTACTTAGACTACGATATGATTCGTAACAACCCAAAAGTGCTGATCGGCTACAGTGATATTACCGGACTACTCTACGGCTTGCACAGCCAAACCGGACTGATTTGCTTTCACGGACCAATGGGTACTTCGGATTATAACGATTATACCACCCAGTACTTCCGCCAACTACTAATGGAACCCCAAAACGAACTTACCTATCAGAATCCAGAAAGTATTAGTGAGGAAGAGTTGGTACCTCTCTATCTGCAAGACGAAGAAGATACTACCATCTCTACCGCTGAGCTCATTACTCTCTCGCCCGGCGTAGCTGAGGGAACGTTGGTAGGCGGAAACCTCACGCTGGTCAGCTCTATGTGCGGTACTCCCTACGATATTGATATGCGCGATAAGATTGTGTTTCTGGAAGACGTAGGCGAAGCTCCCTATCGTATCGACCGTATGCTCACCCAACTACTACTCGACCCCAATAAACTTCCGGCAGCCAAGGGTGTAGTGCTCGGCCTTTTCACCGACTGCGAAACCGACAATGAAGACAAATCCTTCTCCCTCGCCCAAGTACTCTACGACCGACTCGCTTCTCTCGGCATTCCCGTGCTCTACGGCCTGATGTTCGGTCACATCAAACGTAACGCAACGATTCCGGTTGGTATTCAGGCAAGGCTGGATGCTGACGGGAAAAAGCTTACTTTGTTGGAGAAGGCAGTAATATAA
- the dxs gene encoding 1-deoxy-D-xylulose-5-phosphate synthase — protein sequence MLIKPGKLLSTVNSPTDLKHLTAEQRVQLATELRQFIVDNVSVYGGHFGASLGVIELTVALHSAFNTPYDQLVWDVGHQAYGHKILTGRRDNFHTNRLYNGLSGFPKRSESEYDTFGVGHSSTSISAALGMAVASKYQGDKKRQHIAVIGDGAMTGGMAFEAMNHAGVSDTNLLIVLNDNCMSIDPNVGALKDYLTDITTSQTYNKVRDDVWRLLGKVSKFGTNPQEIASKVESSIKSFLLKQSNLFESLNLRYFGPVDGHDVNHLVSVMEDLKKIPGPKILHCVTVKGKGYLQAEKDQTKWHAPGKFDKVTGEIRKKVHDTPQPPKYQHVFGETIVELAKENEKIVGITPAMPSGSSMNIMMKEMPDRAFDVGIAEQHAVTFSAGLATQGLIPFCNIYSTFMQRAYDQVVHDVCIQKLPVIFCLDRAGIAGADGPTHHGAYDLAYMRCLPNIVVSAPMNEAELRNLMYTATQYKEGAFSIRYPRGQGVMPNWRTPIEEIPVGTGRCVQDGEEVAILTIGHVGNYAVEACEALAQEGVHPAHYDLRFVKPLDEALLHEVFSRFTRVITVEDGCLMGGVGSAVLEFMVDHGYTASVKRLGIPDQIVEHGEQIQLHTECGYDPASIAQEVRSLLGVIA from the coding sequence ATGCTGATTAAACCCGGCAAATTGTTATCTACTGTTAATAGCCCCACTGATCTTAAACATTTAACCGCCGAACAACGGGTGCAACTCGCCACCGAGCTACGGCAGTTTATTGTTGATAATGTATCTGTTTACGGAGGGCACTTCGGAGCCAGTTTAGGAGTTATTGAGCTTACAGTAGCCCTTCATTCGGCTTTTAATACCCCCTACGATCAACTCGTCTGGGATGTGGGACATCAAGCTTACGGTCATAAGATTCTGACCGGGCGGCGAGATAATTTCCATACCAACCGATTGTATAATGGCCTTTCGGGCTTTCCGAAGCGTAGTGAAAGCGAGTACGATACTTTTGGGGTAGGGCACTCGTCTACTTCCATTTCCGCCGCATTAGGCATGGCAGTAGCCTCTAAGTACCAAGGAGATAAAAAGCGGCAGCATATTGCCGTGATTGGTGATGGAGCTATGACCGGGGGAATGGCCTTTGAGGCAATGAACCACGCCGGAGTTTCAGATACCAATCTGCTGATTGTTCTGAACGATAACTGCATGTCTATTGATCCTAATGTGGGGGCACTGAAGGATTATCTGACGGATATTACCACCTCTCAGACGTACAACAAGGTTCGTGATGATGTGTGGAGGTTACTAGGTAAAGTAAGTAAGTTTGGTACGAATCCCCAAGAAATTGCTTCTAAGGTAGAAAGTAGCATCAAATCATTTTTACTGAAACAAAGTAATCTATTTGAGTCGCTTAACCTACGCTACTTCGGTCCGGTAGATGGGCACGATGTGAACCATCTGGTCAGCGTGATGGAGGACTTGAAGAAGATTCCCGGGCCAAAAATTCTGCACTGCGTCACGGTAAAAGGCAAAGGCTACTTGCAAGCCGAGAAAGACCAAACCAAGTGGCATGCTCCGGGTAAATTTGATAAAGTAACCGGAGAGATTCGTAAGAAAGTACACGATACTCCTCAGCCTCCTAAGTACCAGCACGTATTTGGCGAAACTATCGTAGAATTAGCCAAGGAGAATGAGAAGATTGTCGGTATCACTCCGGCTATGCCTTCGGGTTCCTCAATGAATATTATGATGAAAGAAATGCCCGACCGGGCATTTGATGTGGGAATCGCCGAGCAACATGCAGTTACTTTCTCGGCTGGGCTAGCTACACAGGGGTTGATTCCGTTCTGCAATATTTATAGCACTTTCATGCAGCGAGCCTACGATCAAGTAGTGCACGATGTCTGTATCCAAAAACTTCCGGTAATTTTCTGCCTCGATCGAGCTGGAATCGCCGGAGCCGACGGTCCCACCCACCACGGAGCGTACGATCTGGCGTATATGCGTTGCCTACCCAACATTGTGGTCTCCGCCCCAATGAATGAAGCTGAGTTACGCAATCTGATGTATACGGCTACCCAATACAAAGAAGGAGCTTTTTCAATTCGTTACCCCCGAGGACAGGGAGTGATGCCGAATTGGCGTACTCCAATAGAAGAAATTCCGGTAGGCACCGGACGATGTGTACAGGATGGTGAAGAAGTAGCGATACTAACTATCGGGCACGTCGGAAATTATGCAGTAGAAGCTTGTGAAGCTTTGGCTCAAGAAGGCGTACATCCAGCCCACTATGATCTCCGCTTTGTAAAACCATTGGACGAAGCTCTGCTTCACGAAGTATTTTCTCGCTTCACTCGAGTAATCACGGTGGAAGATGGCTGCCTAATGGGGGGAGTTGGTAGTGCTGTTTTAGAATTTATGGTCGATCATGGCTACACTGCCTCAGTGAAACGGTTAGGTATTCCTGACCAGATTGTTGAGCATGGTGAACAGATTCAACTGCATACCGAATGTGGTTATGACCCAGCTAGTATCGCTCAAGAAGTTCGATCATTATTGGGGGTAATCGCTTAG
- a CDS encoding type II toxin-antitoxin system ParD family antitoxin → MNVSITPELESFVQECVATGRYNNASEAIRAGLRLLQEAEADYQRKCAELKVEIEKGMKGSFKKVDFDKIKRKARAKWEAEQRTS, encoded by the coding sequence ATGAACGTTTCTATTACTCCTGAGCTGGAAAGTTTTGTGCAAGAATGCGTGGCCACCGGTCGATACAATAACGCTAGTGAGGCTATTCGAGCTGGCTTACGCTTGTTACAGGAAGCTGAAGCTGACTATCAGCGTAAATGTGCTGAGTTGAAAGTTGAGATAGAAAAGGGTATGAAAGGCTCATTTAAAAAAGTAGATTTTGATAAAATCAAACGTAAAGCTAGAGCCAAGTGGGAAGCCGAACAACGGACTAGCTAA
- a CDS encoding nucleoside-diphosphate kinase, with translation MAGNRTFSMIKPDAVAEGNIGAILKMMEEAGFRIVAMKKTQLSKATAGKFYEVHKERPFYNDLTDYMSSGPIVALILEKDNAVADFRKLIGATNPADAEEGTIRKLYAKSIEANAVHGSDADETAQQEGSFFFAETERS, from the coding sequence ATGGCAGGAAACCGAACCTTTTCTATGATTAAACCTGATGCGGTAGCGGAAGGCAATATTGGCGCAATTCTGAAAATGATGGAGGAAGCAGGCTTTCGCATTGTGGCGATGAAAAAGACGCAGCTTAGCAAAGCAACCGCTGGAAAATTCTACGAAGTGCATAAAGAGCGTCCGTTTTACAACGACCTGACCGACTACATGTCGTCGGGGCCGATTGTAGCATTAATTCTGGAAAAAGATAATGCGGTAGCCGATTTCCGTAAGTTGATTGGAGCTACCAACCCGGCTGATGCGGAAGAAGGTACCATCCGTAAACTCTACGCCAAGTCAATTGAAGCCAATGCGGTACACGGCTCCGATGCCGATGAAACGGCGCAGCAAGAAGGTAGCTTTTTCTTCGCTGAGACTGAACGGTCTTAA
- a CDS encoding TetR/AcrR family transcriptional regulator has protein sequence MRNPEATRKLIIDKSLALFNTQGYQTTSLSDITEATGMTKGAIYANFSNKEDVASAAFDRAVEIVLGRVRECIREAPTAPLKLRAILQYYEKYVLNPPIPGGCPVLNSAVEADDNNPLLRTKVVRLITKIKDSLRQIVHRGILEKQLHEDLDADAFIMLYYGAIEGAIMVSRVEGDRDSFVDMSRFLTQLIDQYSL, from the coding sequence ATGAGAAATCCCGAAGCTACCCGCAAATTAATTATTGATAAATCGCTGGCTCTATTTAATACCCAGGGTTATCAAACAACATCACTGTCTGATATTACCGAGGCCACTGGAATGACCAAAGGGGCAATCTATGCTAATTTTAGCAATAAAGAAGATGTAGCTTCCGCAGCGTTTGATCGCGCAGTAGAGATCGTTTTAGGTAGAGTACGAGAATGTATCCGGGAGGCACCCACCGCCCCGCTAAAGCTTAGGGCAATACTGCAATATTATGAAAAATATGTTCTGAACCCGCCAATTCCGGGTGGTTGTCCAGTGTTAAACTCAGCAGTAGAGGCTGATGACAATAATCCTTTGCTGCGTACTAAGGTCGTCCGTCTGATAACCAAGATTAAAGATTCTCTCCGGCAGATTGTACACCGAGGGATTTTAGAGAAGCAGTTGCACGAAGATTTGGATGCGGACGCCTTCATAATGCTCTACTACGGGGCTATTGAGGGGGCAATTATGGTATCAAGGGTAGAAGGCGATCGGGATTCATTTGTTGATATGAGCCGATTTTTGACCCAGCTTATTGACCAATATTCGCTATAA
- a CDS encoding segregation and condensation protein A has product MSFEIKLPLFEGPFDLLLFFIERDELDIHDIPISTITNDFLSYLHELDQMNIEVASEFILVAATLMRIKAKVLLPRPVLNEEGEEIDPRDELVKHLLEYKKYKSVVQELAAMEEERMQQYERGNVMQELRALAQEQQVETELQHVDLYKLLKVYEKVWVRFTEEKKDNSHRVVQYPYTVEGQKGFIRQLLSKQPRDVSFVTIIEHNPNKIAVIFNFLAILELLQISEITIKIGEGYNNFWVYRTEDAEQA; this is encoded by the coding sequence GTGAGTTTTGAAATTAAACTACCCTTATTCGAAGGCCCTTTTGATCTACTACTGTTCTTTATTGAGCGCGATGAGCTAGATATTCATGATATTCCGATCTCTACAATTACCAACGACTTTTTGAGCTATCTGCATGAGCTAGATCAAATGAACATTGAGGTAGCCAGCGAGTTTATACTGGTAGCAGCTACGCTGATGCGGATTAAAGCTAAAGTTCTGCTCCCTCGTCCGGTGCTGAACGAGGAAGGTGAAGAAATAGATCCGCGCGATGAGCTAGTTAAACATTTGCTAGAATACAAAAAGTACAAATCAGTGGTGCAGGAGTTAGCAGCGATGGAGGAGGAGCGTATGCAGCAGTACGAGCGAGGGAATGTGATGCAGGAGTTGCGGGCATTGGCGCAGGAGCAGCAGGTAGAAACCGAACTACAGCACGTAGATTTATATAAACTACTGAAAGTTTATGAGAAGGTGTGGGTTCGATTTACCGAAGAAAAAAAGGATAACTCGCACCGTGTAGTGCAGTATCCGTACACCGTAGAAGGGCAAAAGGGATTTATCCGACAGTTGTTAAGTAAGCAGCCTCGTGATGTCTCCTTTGTAACGATTATTGAACATAACCCGAATAAAATTGCGGTAATTTTTAACTTTTTAGCCATTTTAGAACTATTACAAATCAGTGAAATAACCATTAAGATTGGCGAAGGCTACAACAATTTTTGGGTATACCGAACGGAAGATGCGGAGCAGGCATGA
- a CDS encoding dipeptide epimerase, producing MNISLHPFTLKLKDPFRISYESRDEQEALVIQLSDTDKQGKPIVGLGESTANNYYQVFVEQMQDEVESVREIIEKYSLSAEPLEAGKMGTPEYFWQQLAPHLQQSPFTLCALDIAAHDLYGKKIGQPLYQLWGLNPANAPTTNYTIGIDSIEVMVRKMRAKPWPIYKIKLGTSEDLAIVQELRKHTDAVFRVDANCAWGVREAIENSRELKKLGVEFIEQPLKANNWDGMKEVYQHSALPLMADESCIVESDVAKCEGYFHGINIKLTKCGGITPARRMIQEARQRNMKLMVGCMTESTVGISAIAHLSPLLDYVDMDGAMLLAEDIATGIIITPDGVQFPDENGTGVQLSALSNLSSI from the coding sequence ATGAATATTTCACTACACCCTTTCACTTTAAAACTCAAAGATCCATTCCGTATCTCCTACGAATCGCGGGATGAGCAGGAAGCTTTAGTTATTCAGCTTTCGGATACCGATAAGCAGGGTAAACCGATAGTTGGCTTAGGCGAAAGTACTGCCAATAATTACTACCAAGTTTTCGTTGAGCAAATGCAGGACGAAGTGGAATCGGTACGAGAAATTATCGAGAAATATTCTTTATCCGCTGAGCCTTTAGAAGCAGGCAAGATGGGTACCCCCGAATATTTCTGGCAACAACTTGCCCCTCACTTACAACAAAGCCCTTTTACGCTCTGTGCTCTCGATATCGCCGCTCATGATTTGTACGGAAAAAAAATCGGTCAGCCACTCTACCAACTTTGGGGATTAAATCCAGCGAACGCTCCTACCACCAACTACACTATTGGCATTGACAGTATTGAAGTGATGGTACGGAAAATGAGAGCTAAGCCTTGGCCAATCTATAAAATCAAACTGGGTACATCCGAAGACTTGGCGATTGTACAAGAACTACGCAAGCATACCGACGCGGTATTTCGGGTAGATGCCAATTGCGCCTGGGGAGTACGTGAAGCCATTGAAAACTCTCGGGAGCTAAAAAAGCTGGGAGTAGAATTTATTGAGCAACCGCTCAAAGCCAACAATTGGGATGGAATGAAGGAGGTCTACCAACACTCGGCTTTGCCACTGATGGCCGACGAAAGCTGTATCGTCGAGAGCGATGTAGCAAAATGTGAAGGCTATTTCCACGGAATTAATATTAAACTGACCAAGTGCGGAGGAATCACTCCGGCTCGTCGCATGATCCAGGAAGCTCGTCAGCGAAATATGAAATTAATGGTGGGTTGTATGACCGAATCTACCGTTGGTATTTCAGCCATCGCCCATTTATCGCCGCTGCTGGATTACGTAGATATGGACGGGGCTATGCTACTGGCCGAAGACATTGCTACTGGGATTATCATCACCCCTGACGGGGTACAATTTCCCGATGAAAATGGTACAGGAGTTCAACTATCAGCCCTCAGTAATTTATCATCGATTTGA